Below is a window of Deltaproteobacteria bacterium DNA.
GGCGCGGGCGGCGATGTCCTCGATGAACGTCCGCGTGTAGCCGCGGGTGCGAAAGAGCTTTCGCGCCACGGCCAGGAGCTTGCCACGCGTCGCCTCGGACCTCTCCTCCTGGGTCGGCACGCGCGCGACAGTAGCAGTATTGACTTACCTACGCCAAGTATGTAGCGACATACCCCGAGTAGGTAAGTCGAACTGGGCGCAACGAGGCAACGGGAGGATCGAATCATGGATGCACGGAGCTTTCACGCATCGCGACGGTACGCGAACACGGCGTTCGGCCGGGTCGCCTACGTCGAACGAGGGTCGGGCCCGGTGGCCGTGTTCGTCCACGGCTTCCCGTTGAACGGGTTCCAGTGGCGCGACGTCATCGAGAGTCTCGCGGGCACACGCCGATGCGTGGCCCTCGACCAGATGGGTCTCGGCCACACGGAGGTCGCGGCGAATCAGCCCCTCGAGCTTGCGGATCAAGCGGCCATGATCGCGGCGGTCGCCGATGCGCTCGGCGCCGACCGGATCGACCTCGTCGGCAACGATTCGGGCGGCGGCATCTGCCAGGCCTTCGCCGCCCGTTTCCCCGAGCGCGTCCGGAGCCTGACGCTCACCAACTGCGAGGTCCACGACTACTGGCCGAACGAGGCGCTCAAGAACTTCTACGACTCGTGGCGGGCAGGCGCGGTGGTGCCTGCCCTGCAGGCGATGCTGAACGACCCGTCGGCCGCGCGTGCCGGCTTCGGACCCGCCTACGAAGACCCGGTGCATCTCACCGACGAGGCCGTGCGCGTCTATCTCGAGCCGATCCTCGCCAGCGAGGAGCGCATCGCGACCCTGACCCGCCTGGTGCTCGCGAACACGGACTCGGCGGCGACCGTCGCCCTCGAGCCTGCGCTCAGGCGGCTCCAGGCGCCGACGCTCGTCATCTGGGCCGACGCCGACGTCTTCTTCGACTCGC
It encodes the following:
- a CDS encoding alpha/beta hydrolase produces the protein MDARSFHASRRYANTAFGRVAYVERGSGPVAVFVHGFPLNGFQWRDVIESLAGTRRCVALDQMGLGHTEVAANQPLELADQAAMIAAVADALGADRIDLVGNDSGGGICQAFAARFPERVRSLTLTNCEVHDYWPNEALKNFYDSWRAGAVVPALQAMLNDPSAARAGFGPAYEDPVHLTDEAVRVYLEPILASEERIATLTRLVLANTDSAATVALEPALRRLQAPTLVIWADADVFFDS